The genomic region GACGTATCCGCCCAGGCGGGTGGCGCTGGAGATACTGCTCTGGTTGATGAAGTAGGCGCCGGCGCCGGCGCCGTAGAAGAAGCTGCCCGGGGCATAGGGCGACGAGCCGCCGGTTCCCGCGACGACGCCGGCGGTCAGCGGGATGACGGTTGAGTGGCCGCCGGATTTGGCGCCGGTCTCCACGCCCAGATCGAGGACGGTGCGCACCGGGACGCCGATTGGGTCGGGAACGGGCAGAGTATAACGGAAGTTCACCGACAGCTGTGTCGCGCCGCCCTTGTCTTTGGCTTCGCCGCTGCTGGGAATGAACACGCCGGCGGAGATGCTGCTCGGGTTGCCGACAATCGGCAGCGCCGGGCCAGGCGCGGCGGCGGCGGGCAGGGCGCAGCCAAGTGCGGCGGCGGCGCAGGCGACAATGGGCAGGTGGCGGGAACGCAGATCGGTATACTTCATGGGCGGATTCTTCCTTTGATGGTCTTGAAATAAAAAAACACCCCACGGATAACCGTAGGGTGTTCGTGGCTATGGTGTTGTTACCCGCAAACGCGAGATTACAACCGTGTTACAATTTCCGAGCTACAGCTGGACTTGGCGCGCGTTTTCCATGCCGTCGATCTTGAGGATCTCCTCGACGCCGCCATCCGGGATCGCGCTGTCGATCAGCAGGACCATCAGCGCGCCCTTGCCCTCGCTCTCGCGGCCGACATGCATGCCGGCGATGTTGACGCCCTTGTCGCCGAGCAGCGTGCCGACTTTGCCGATGACGCCCGGGCGGTCGGTGTGCTTGGTGACCAGCAGGAAGCCTTCCGGCTTGACATCCACGCGGTAGCCGTCGATCGTCAGGATACGGATATCCTTCGGGCCGAAGACTGTGCCGCTGATCTCGCGCCAGCCGCTCTGGGTCTCGGCGCGGACGGTGAGGACGGGCGAGCCGCTCTCATCGGCGCCGGTGCGGCTTTCCGTGATGTTGATGCCGCGCGACGCCGCCAGGCCCGGCGCGTTGACGTAGTTGACGCTCTCCGGAACCACGGTGTCCAGCACGCCTTTGACGGCGCCCCGGGTGATGTGCAGGGTGGGCAGGTCGCCGAAGTCGCCCTTGTAAACGACTTCGATGGCGCGTACGCCGCTCGTGGTGAGCTGCGATTGCAGGCTGCCGATCTTCTCCGCCAGGGTCAGATACGGCTGGATGCGGGCCAGGACTTCGGCGGACACCGACGGCATATTGACCGCCGCGCGCGCCGGCTTGCCGCTAAGGACATCGGCAATCTGCTCGGCGATGTCGATCGCAACATTTACCTGCGCCTCTTCGGTGCTGGCTCCCAGGTGCGGGGTGGTGATGATGGTCGGGATGCCGAGCAGCGGGTTATCCGCCGGGGCCGGCTCGGTGGTGAAGACGTCGATGGCCGCGCCGCCGATTTTGCCGTCCTTCGCCGCCTGCGCCAGCGCCGCTTCGTCGATGATGCCGCCGCGCGCGCAGTTGATCAGGCGCACGGTGGGTTTCATGGTCGCGAGCTGCTCCGCGCCGATCATGCCCGACGTTTCCTTGGTCTTGGGAACGTGGACCGTGATGTAATCCGACTCTTTATAAAGCGTCGGCAGATCGACCAGGCGGATGCCCAGCTTCTCGGCCTGCTCCGGCTTCAGGTAAGGATCGTAGCCCAGGATCGACATGCCGAACGCCTGCGCACGCTTGACGACTTCCTTGCCGATCTTGCCCAGTCCGATGACGCCCAAGGACTTGCCGTAGACTTCGGAGCCCATGTACTTGGAGCGCTTCCACTCGCCGTTGCGCAGCGCCTGATCGGCCTGCGGAATGTTGCGGGCCAGCGCCAGGAGCATCGCCACCGACAGCTCGGCGGCCGCGAGGGTGTTGCCTTCGGGGCTGTTGACGACGAGAATGCCGCGCTTGGTGGCGGTCTCCACATCGATATTGTCCACGCCGACCCCGGCGCGTCCAATGATCTTGAGCTTATGCGCGTTCGCCAGAACCTCGGCGGTTACCTTGGTCTCGGAGCGCACGGCCAGCGCATCGTATTCTCCAATGATCGAAGCCAGCTCTTCCTTGGGCAGGCCCGTCTTCACGTCTACATCCGCGACCTGCTTCAGGATCGCGATCCCTTCCGGAGCGATCGGGTCGCTCACCAAAACTCTCGGCATATCGTTGGTTGTCCTTTTCTATCGTTGAAAAATGGCGAGCCCTATTCCCCCGCGCTTTAGCGCGTTTCCCCTTTTTCCCAACAAGCTGCTGCGCAGGGGAAAAGGGGAGCCAATCATTTACGGCCATTCACACTCGACAAGTAGCGAATGAGAGGGGATATCGTTCACGAGCACTCTCATCTCGTTCTCTTTTGTTACTTGTCGAGCGAGCAAGGATGATAGTGATGAGCGCCCCTTTTCCCTTTGGGTAAAAGGGGAAAGCGCGCTAAAGCGCCGGGGGAATAGGGCCTATCCCCTTAACCCTTACGCTGCGCGAAATCCCGCAGCAGGTCGGCGAGCGTTTGGACGCCGGCGACCGGGAACGCGTTGTAAATGGAGGCGCGGAAGCCGCCGACGCTGCGGTGGCCTTTCAGACCGTCGAGCTTCGCGGCTTTGGCTTCGGCCAGGAACTCGGCTTCGAGGTCGGCGTTGCGCAGGCGCCAGGTGACGTTCATCAGCGAGCGGTCTTCCTTGGCGGTGACGGCCGGCTCGTAGAAGCTGCTCAGTTCGTCGAGCGCGTTGTAAAGGATCGCGGCCTTTTCTTTATTGCGCTTCTCGATGACGGCCTGTCCGCCCTCGGCCTCAATCCACTTCAGCACCAGGCCGACGACGTAGATCGCGAAGGTCGGCGGGGTGTTGTAAAGGGAGTTGGCGTCGCGGTGCGTCTTGTAGGCCCAGATCGCGGGGATATCGGTGCGGGCGGTGTCTAAGAAGGACTTACGGGCGGCGACAATGGTGACGCCCGCCGGGCCCGCGTTCTTCTGCGCGCCGGCGTAGATCATGGCGAACTTGCTGTTGTCGCGCTGAATGGCGGTGAAGTCCGAGGAGCAATCCGCGACCAGCGGGACATCGCCGACATTGGGCAGATCGAAGTATTCGGTGCCCTCGATCGTGTTGTTCGTGGTGATGTGGACGTAGCGCGCGTCGGGCGATACCGTGAACTGCTTGGGAATATACGCGTACTTGTCCGCCTTCGACGACGCGATTTCGCGCACGTCGCCCAGGTTCTTTCCTTCCTTGAGCGCCTTCGCGCCCCAGTCGCCGCCGATGATGTACTCGGCGTGCTGGCCCGCGCTCAGGAAGTTGAGGGGGAGCTGAGCGAACTGGCCGCTTGCGCCGCCCTGCAAAAAGAGCGGAACATAGTCGTCCGCGCTCAGGCCAAGGACGCGCAGCAGGCGCTGCTCCGCGTCGGCGTGAATGGCCTCATAGTCCTTGCCCCGGTGACTGACTTCCAGCAGGGACATTCCCGATCCATTAATTTCGCGCACGCCTTGCGCGGCTTCTTCCAGCACAGCCTCGGGCAGGATAGCGGGCCCGGCGCTGAAGTTGTATATCCGGTGGCTCATCATCGATATCTCCTCGAAAATTGTCCGCGGTCTGTTCCACGCATCAAAAATACGTCAAATGACTCCCGCAAATCGCATAAAGTGTACCTGTTTTTCGCCCAAACAGGTACCGGCAATTGAACGTTTGCCGCTAATGCGACCGGGGTACAGAAGAATATCAGCAAGATTCGAAGATGGAAATCAATATCAAGAAGAGGAACCAGCGATGAATGCAATACAAGAACCGACGGCTCACGTAACGACAGGACAGGTCGCCGCCGCCTTTGTGGATCGCGCCCATGCGGAGGAGGCGATCCTGGCGCTGGAGGCCGCGAGCTTCCCGCGCGAAGCGATCGGAGCCGCCATT from Capsulimonas corticalis harbors:
- the serA gene encoding phosphoglycerate dehydrogenase — translated: MPRVLVSDPIAPEGIAILKQVADVDVKTGLPKEELASIIGEYDALAVRSETKVTAEVLANAHKLKIIGRAGVGVDNIDVETATKRGILVVNSPEGNTLAAAELSVAMLLALARNIPQADQALRNGEWKRSKYMGSEVYGKSLGVIGLGKIGKEVVKRAQAFGMSILGYDPYLKPEQAEKLGIRLVDLPTLYKESDYITVHVPKTKETSGMIGAEQLATMKPTVRLINCARGGIIDEAALAQAAKDGKIGGAAIDVFTTEPAPADNPLLGIPTIITTPHLGASTEEAQVNVAIDIAEQIADVLSGKPARAAVNMPSVSAEVLARIQPYLTLAEKIGSLQSQLTTSGVRAIEVVYKGDFGDLPTLHITRGAVKGVLDTVVPESVNYVNAPGLAASRGINITESRTGADESGSPVLTVRAETQSGWREISGTVFGPKDIRILTIDGYRVDVKPEGFLLVTKHTDRPGVIGKVGTLLGDKGVNIAGMHVGRESEGKGALMVLLIDSAIPDGGVEEILKIDGMENARQVQL
- the serC gene encoding 3-phosphoserine/phosphohydroxythreonine transaminase, whose amino-acid sequence is MMSHRIYNFSAGPAILPEAVLEEAAQGVREINGSGMSLLEVSHRGKDYEAIHADAEQRLLRVLGLSADDYVPLFLQGGASGQFAQLPLNFLSAGQHAEYIIGGDWGAKALKEGKNLGDVREIASSKADKYAYIPKQFTVSPDARYVHITTNNTIEGTEYFDLPNVGDVPLVADCSSDFTAIQRDNSKFAMIYAGAQKNAGPAGVTIVAARKSFLDTARTDIPAIWAYKTHRDANSLYNTPPTFAIYVVGLVLKWIEAEGGQAVIEKRNKEKAAILYNALDELSSFYEPAVTAKEDRSLMNVTWRLRNADLEAEFLAEAKAAKLDGLKGHRSVGGFRASIYNAFPVAGVQTLADLLRDFAQRKG